One stretch of Riemerella columbina DNA includes these proteins:
- a CDS encoding 7-carboxy-7-deazaguanine synthase QueE, whose product MNEKEQQLLEQGQMLPVMEHFYTIQGEGAHTGKAAYFIRLGGCDVGCHWCDVKESWDPNLHPLMDAEEVATIAAKHCKTIVLTGGEPLMWNLEILTKKLKALGCTIHIETSGAYEMSGHIDWICLSPKKTGLPKESIYAKAHELKCIIFNQHDFTFAEEQAAKVSPQCKLYLQSEWSKRNTMYPKITDYILEHPQWQASVQTHKYLNIP is encoded by the coding sequence ATGAACGAGAAGGAACAACAATTATTAGAACAAGGTCAAATGCTCCCTGTAATGGAGCATTTTTATACGATACAAGGCGAGGGCGCCCACACTGGGAAGGCAGCTTATTTCATCAGATTAGGCGGCTGCGATGTAGGTTGCCATTGGTGCGATGTCAAGGAAAGCTGGGATCCCAACCTCCACCCGTTAATGGATGCGGAAGAGGTGGCGACCATTGCCGCAAAACATTGCAAAACCATTGTGCTCACTGGTGGCGAACCTCTAATGTGGAATTTAGAAATTTTGACGAAAAAGCTGAAAGCCTTAGGCTGCACCATTCATATAGAAACCTCGGGAGCGTATGAGATGAGCGGGCATATTGACTGGATTTGCCTTTCGCCGAAGAAAACTGGGCTGCCCAAAGAAAGCATCTATGCTAAAGCCCACGAGCTGAAGTGCATCATTTTCAATCAGCACGATTTTACCTTTGCCGAAGAGCAAGCCGCCAAGGTGAGTCCTCAGTGTAAGCTCTACCTCCAAAGTGAGTGGAGCAAAAGAAATACGATGTATCCTAAAATCACCGATTATATTTTGGAACATCCGCAGTGGCAAGCCTCGGTGCAAACGCATAAATACCTTAATATTCCGTAA
- a CDS encoding tyrosine-type recombinase/integrase, with product MVARFLEYIKVEKRYSPHTQTSYAKDLADFQNYLSDQESGVDVLKVDKKMVRNYLFYLGEKNLSKRTINRKLSALRSFYQYLLRIQEISTSPIEGISSLKFYPTKQLPFSKEEMDQVTEIFEDEEELLPQLIIETLYQTGMRRAELCNLRCSDVDFSQNEIRVTGKGNKTRIVPIASQLKQQLERYFIQEREAVEEAVAYFFVKKNGKKLTEKFVYSVVNNYFSIVSSKQKKSPHMLRHSFATHILENGAEISQVKELLGHASLSSTQVYTSANIQKLKTVLNAAHPRAQDKK from the coding sequence ATGGTTGCCCGTTTTTTAGAATACATTAAAGTAGAAAAAAGATACTCGCCGCACACGCAAACCAGCTATGCTAAGGACTTAGCCGATTTCCAAAACTACCTTAGCGACCAAGAAAGCGGCGTAGATGTGCTTAAAGTAGACAAGAAAATGGTGAGAAATTACCTTTTCTACTTGGGCGAGAAAAATCTGTCCAAAAGAACCATCAACCGTAAACTTTCGGCGCTGAGGAGCTTTTATCAATATTTATTGCGGATACAAGAAATTTCCACCTCGCCGATAGAAGGCATTTCTTCATTAAAATTTTACCCAACGAAACAACTGCCATTTTCTAAAGAAGAAATGGATCAGGTGACCGAAATTTTTGAAGATGAAGAAGAGTTATTGCCTCAACTGATTATAGAAACGCTTTACCAAACGGGAATGCGTAGGGCAGAACTCTGCAACCTCCGCTGCTCTGATGTGGATTTTTCTCAAAATGAAATTAGAGTAACAGGAAAAGGCAACAAAACGAGAATAGTCCCCATAGCATCACAATTAAAACAACAGTTGGAGCGTTATTTTATCCAAGAGCGAGAAGCTGTAGAGGAGGCGGTTGCCTATTTTTTTGTGAAAAAAAATGGAAAAAAACTCACCGAAAAATTTGTGTATTCCGTGGTAAATAATTACTTTAGCATAGTGTCTTCCAAGCAAAAGAAAAGCCCACATATGCTGCGGCATAGCTTTGCGACACACATTTTAGAGAATGGAGCGGAGATTTCTCAAGTGAAGGAATTATTGGGACACGCCAGTTTATCTTCCACGCAGGTTTATACCTCCGCAAACATTCAGAAATTAAAAACGGTGCTCAATGCCGCGCATCCAAGAGCCCAAGACAAAAAATAG
- the rpsU gene encoding 30S ribosomal protein S21, which yields MLIIPVKDGESIDRALKKYKRKFDRTGVVRSLRARQQYVKPSVLRRQQVLKAAHKQRNLSKEEQA from the coding sequence ATGTTAATTATTCCAGTAAAAGATGGAGAGTCCATCGACAGAGCGCTGAAAAAATACAAAAGAAAATTCGACAGAACTGGCGTTGTTAGATCTTTAAGAGCAAGACAACAGTATGTAAAGCCTTCGGTTCTTAGAAGACAGCAAGTATTAAAAGCGGCTCACAAACAAAGGAATTTAAGCAAAGAAGAACAAGCTTAA
- a CDS encoding outer membrane beta-barrel protein yields MKKVLATLAIAASSMMMAQVSFGLRSNVLLNTSSPSWTDLKNNITDAVETNGKNITGFNVGLSAKVDLPVTSLFVMPEVYYTYFASKTTVDNTEIKANSNRIDVPVLLGYNILVSNISLFAGPVASYNLASEGTFNDFKENATKNFTIGYQLGANVKLSKLVLNARYEGAFSKDERSFIKTVSGGASQEVRYDNRPSFFLLGLGYEF; encoded by the coding sequence ATGAAAAAAGTATTAGCAACATTAGCGATTGCCGCCTCTTCTATGATGATGGCGCAAGTGAGTTTCGGACTAAGATCTAATGTGTTACTAAACACCAGCTCCCCAAGTTGGACAGACTTAAAAAACAACATTACCGATGCCGTAGAAACCAATGGGAAAAATATTACAGGGTTTAATGTTGGGCTATCGGCAAAGGTAGATTTGCCTGTGACTTCACTCTTTGTAATGCCAGAAGTTTATTACACTTATTTTGCAAGCAAAACCACAGTGGATAACACGGAAATTAAGGCGAACAGCAACAGAATAGATGTGCCAGTGCTTTTGGGGTACAATATCTTGGTGAGCAATATCAGCCTATTTGCAGGGCCTGTGGCATCGTATAATTTAGCCTCAGAAGGGACTTTTAATGATTTTAAAGAAAATGCCACAAAGAATTTTACCATCGGTTATCAGTTGGGTGCCAATGTGAAATTATCTAAATTGGTTCTTAATGCCCGCTACGAAGGTGCTTTCTCTAAAGATGAAAGAAGTTTCATTAAAACTGTTTCTGGTGGTGCTTCTCAAGAAGTCAGATATGACAACCGCCCAAGCTTTTTCCTTTTAGGTTTAGGCTACGAGTTCTAA
- a CDS encoding quinone-dependent dihydroorotate dehydrogenase produces MYKSIIRPILFRFDPEGVHHFTFKFLKIAFKIPGISWVVRSIFEVQDPRLERECFGLKFKNPIGLAAGFDKDAKLYQELSAFGFGFIEIGTLTPKPQPGNDKQRLFRLKEDQAIINRMGFNNEGVAAAVERLKKNSNVLIGGNIGKNKTTLNEAAESDYLACFQALYPYVDYFVVNVSSPNTPNLRELQEKAPLMNLLNSLQNENQKKPQPKPILLKIAPDLTETQLLDIIDIVKGTKISGVIATNTTIGRDHLKSSEQKETGGLSGKPLKDRSTEVIRFLSEKSQKAFPIIGVGGIHSAEDALEKLRAGASLVQLYTGFIYEGPALVKAINQQLLKENQ; encoded by the coding sequence ATGTACAAATCCATTATCAGACCTATTTTGTTTCGTTTTGACCCTGAGGGCGTCCATCATTTTACATTTAAATTTTTAAAAATTGCTTTTAAAATACCTGGAATTTCTTGGGTGGTGCGGTCTATTTTTGAAGTCCAAGACCCACGGTTGGAGCGCGAATGTTTTGGATTGAAATTTAAAAATCCTATTGGTTTGGCGGCAGGTTTTGACAAAGATGCCAAACTTTATCAAGAATTGTCAGCCTTCGGATTTGGGTTTATAGAAATTGGAACTTTAACGCCCAAACCACAGCCAGGTAATGATAAACAGAGGCTTTTTCGTTTGAAAGAAGACCAAGCCATCATCAACAGAATGGGCTTTAATAATGAAGGTGTAGCGGCGGCGGTAGAGCGACTGAAAAAAAATAGCAATGTGCTGATTGGTGGCAATATCGGGAAAAATAAAACCACGTTGAACGAGGCTGCAGAGTCAGATTATCTAGCGTGTTTCCAAGCGCTTTATCCTTATGTGGATTATTTTGTGGTGAATGTAAGCTCACCGAATACGCCCAACCTTAGGGAACTTCAGGAGAAAGCTCCACTGATGAATTTACTCAACAGTCTTCAAAATGAAAACCAAAAGAAGCCTCAGCCTAAACCGATTCTCCTCAAAATAGCGCCAGACCTTACGGAGACGCAATTGTTGGACATTATTGACATCGTGAAAGGAACGAAAATTAGCGGCGTTATTGCGACCAATACAACCATTGGCAGAGACCATTTAAAATCCTCGGAGCAAAAAGAAACGGGAGGACTGTCAGGGAAACCGCTTAAAGACCGCTCTACAGAGGTCATCCGATTTTTGTCCGAAAAGAGCCAAAAAGCCTTTCCTATTATTGGTGTGGGCGGTATCCATAGCGCTGAAGATGCTTTGGAAAAACTGCGTGCAGGCGCCAGTTTGGTGCAACTTTATACAGGTTTTATTTATGAAGGACCAGCACTCGTCAAGGCGATAAACCAACAGCTTTTGAAAGAAAATCAATAG
- the hpf gene encoding ribosome hibernation-promoting factor, HPF/YfiA family, whose amino-acid sequence MKISVQSLGLTPHQPLEEYLEKKLNKLETFYNKILEAQVFLKVENTSDKENKTAEIILVVPGDDIVVKKTCASFEEAIDKCGDIAKKLLIKKKEKN is encoded by the coding sequence ATGAAAATTAGCGTTCAATCATTGGGGCTTACCCCACACCAACCGTTAGAGGAGTATTTAGAGAAAAAATTAAATAAACTGGAAACCTTTTATAATAAAATTTTGGAAGCCCAAGTCTTCTTAAAAGTAGAGAACACCAGCGATAAAGAAAACAAAACAGCAGAAATTATTTTAGTTGTGCCAGGAGATGATATTGTGGTGAAGAAGACTTGTGCCAGTTTTGAAGAAGCGATAGACAAGTGTGGAGACATTGCTAAGAAGTTGCTAATCAAAAAGAAAGAAAAGAACTAA
- a CDS encoding MlaE family ABC transporter permease: MLKLVRRLLSSVGEYMILLGKVMKRPQKSQVFFKLLMREINDLGVNSFGLVLFTSIFVGAVVAIQMYNNFSASSIPIPLYFIGYATKVVLILEFSPTIISLILAGKVGSYIASSIGTMRVTEQIDALDIMGVNSPNFLILPKIVANVIFNPLLIAISIVFGIYGGYCAGIATGNWTTAEYINGVQRYMPDYFIWYAFFKTVVFAFLIATIPAYFGYNVKGGSLEVGRASTQAVVWTIVTIIIAELISTQLFLS; this comes from the coding sequence ATGTTAAAGTTAGTTAGAAGATTGCTCTCCTCCGTGGGAGAATATATGATATTGCTGGGCAAAGTGATGAAACGCCCGCAGAAATCTCAAGTGTTTTTCAAGCTTTTAATGCGGGAAATCAACGACTTAGGGGTCAATTCGTTTGGGCTGGTACTCTTTACCTCTATATTTGTGGGAGCTGTGGTGGCCATCCAGATGTATAATAATTTTAGTGCCTCATCAATCCCTATTCCGTTGTATTTTATTGGCTATGCTACTAAGGTGGTGCTTATTTTAGAATTTTCACCCACGATTATTAGTTTGATATTGGCAGGAAAAGTGGGCTCTTATATCGCTTCAAGTATCGGTACGATGCGTGTTACAGAGCAAATTGATGCTTTGGATATTATGGGCGTTAATTCCCCTAATTTTTTGATTTTGCCTAAAATCGTTGCGAATGTTATTTTTAATCCACTATTGATCGCCATTAGCATCGTTTTTGGAATTTATGGCGGTTATTGCGCAGGTATTGCCACAGGCAACTGGACTACAGCGGAATACATCAATGGTGTGCAGCGCTATATGCCAGATTATTTTATTTGGTATGCCTTTTTTAAAACCGTTGTTTTTGCCTTTTTGATAGCCACCATACCAGCGTATTTCGGTTATAATGTAAAAGGCGGCTCTCTGGAAGTAGGGCGAGCCAGTACCCAAGCGGTGGTTTGGACTATTGTTACCATTATTATTGCAGAGCTCATCTCAACCCAATTATTTTTAAGCTAA
- a CDS encoding exopolysaccharide biosynthesis polyprenyl glycosylphosphotransferase gives MQVTRYSRYLKSLFISADLVILLVFFYFFLGDSFGADIAARQRVGWFMLVVGLGWLLVSQYSRLYHVPRTLTYTLHIERIIRHLVLFILLVLGLNELSTDVNLRYNALIFVGALTVVVLVFKSFTYFALKYYRALGKNHRNVMFLFEDDLSTILKQTLQRRKDYGYKIFEYQASPQSVEALIDFWEKNGIDTLFLPSEKSAQEVEHIAAICAAAEENGVSLSFVPNVLNKHFSQYHLQYFEAFPVLVPIRYPLDFLSNRCLKRIFDTLFSLSFLVLVGVWLFPLIALLIWWDSGRPIFFVQERYGYQNRVFKCIKFRTMQAHPDEPSAKKITKIGHFLRKTSLDETPQFINVLLGQMSVVGPRPHMLSVDDFYKSKIERYNIRAYVKPGVTGLSQVSGLRGDGKEVDIRMQKRLLKDIFYIKNWSIGMDVIIIFKTVLLMIKGDENAI, from the coding sequence ATGCAGGTTACCCGATACTCTCGCTATCTTAAATCCTTATTTATCAGTGCAGATTTGGTGATCTTGCTGGTATTTTTCTATTTCTTTTTGGGGGATAGTTTTGGTGCAGATATAGCGGCGAGGCAGCGTGTGGGGTGGTTTATGCTTGTGGTGGGCTTGGGTTGGCTGTTGGTTAGCCAATATTCTCGATTGTATCATGTGCCGAGAACGCTCACTTATACGCTGCATATAGAGCGGATAATCAGGCATTTGGTGCTGTTTATTTTATTGGTTTTAGGTTTGAATGAACTTTCTACCGATGTCAATTTGCGGTATAATGCCTTGATTTTTGTGGGTGCGCTTACGGTGGTGGTTTTGGTTTTTAAATCTTTTACTTATTTTGCCCTGAAATACTATCGGGCGTTGGGGAAAAACCATCGGAATGTGATGTTTTTATTTGAAGACGATCTCTCCACGATTCTCAAGCAAACGCTACAGCGCCGAAAAGACTATGGCTACAAAATTTTTGAATACCAAGCGTCTCCTCAATCAGTTGAAGCATTGATTGATTTCTGGGAAAAGAACGGTATTGACACTTTGTTTTTGCCCTCTGAAAAATCGGCGCAAGAGGTAGAGCATATTGCTGCCATCTGTGCTGCAGCAGAAGAAAATGGCGTGTCTTTGAGCTTCGTTCCTAATGTTTTGAACAAACATTTTTCTCAGTACCATTTGCAATATTTTGAGGCATTTCCTGTGTTGGTGCCCATTCGGTATCCGTTAGATTTTCTGAGCAACCGATGCCTTAAACGGATTTTTGATACCCTCTTTTCGCTTAGTTTTTTGGTGTTGGTGGGTGTTTGGCTTTTTCCGCTAATCGCTTTGCTGATTTGGTGGGATAGCGGTCGCCCTATTTTCTTTGTCCAAGAGCGTTATGGCTATCAGAATCGTGTGTTTAAGTGTATTAAATTCCGAACAATGCAGGCTCACCCAGACGAACCTTCCGCGAAGAAAATTACCAAAATAGGTCATTTTTTAAGAAAAACCAGTTTAGATGAAACCCCGCAGTTCATCAATGTGCTTTTGGGGCAAATGAGTGTGGTGGGGCCGCGGCCGCATATGCTATCGGTAGATGATTTTTATAAATCTAAAATAGAGCGGTACAACATCAGGGCGTATGTAAAACCTGGTGTTACGGGGCTTTCGCAAGTGAGTGGGCTAAGGGGCGATGGCAAGGAAGTGGACATCAGAATGCAAAAAAGACTCTTAAAAGATATTTTCTATATCAAAAACTGGAGCATTGGGATGGATGTTATTATTATCTTTAAAACGGTTCTCCTGATGATTAAAGGAGATGAAAATGCCATCTGA
- a CDS encoding ABC transporter ATP-binding protein produces the protein MIEVKDLRKSFDGVEVLKGITTTFQTGKINLVIGQSGSGKTVFLKCLLNVFEPTSGSILFDGRNLVTMGREEKEQIRSEIGTVFQGSALFDSMTVEENISFPLDMFTNLTFTEKRKRVKEVIGRVHLENANKKFPSEISGGMQKRVAIARAIVNNPKYLFCDEPNSGLDPNTAIVIDELLTEITEEYNTTTIINTHDMNSVLTIGENIVYLRNGVKEWEGDKDIIIKATNPHLIDFVYSSALFKQVRETMLKNNQTNLSES, from the coding sequence ATGATTGAAGTAAAAGATTTAAGAAAAAGTTTTGATGGTGTGGAGGTCTTAAAAGGCATTACCACCACTTTTCAAACGGGAAAAATCAATTTGGTAATAGGGCAGTCGGGGTCTGGGAAAACGGTGTTCCTCAAATGCTTGCTCAATGTGTTTGAGCCCACCTCTGGCAGCATCCTTTTTGATGGTAGAAATTTGGTGACTATGGGGCGTGAGGAGAAAGAGCAAATCCGCTCAGAGATAGGCACAGTGTTCCAAGGCAGCGCTCTATTTGACTCTATGACGGTGGAAGAGAACATCTCGTTTCCGCTGGATATGTTTACCAACCTGACCTTTACCGAGAAAAGAAAACGCGTGAAAGAAGTGATTGGGCGTGTTCATTTAGAAAATGCCAATAAAAAATTCCCTTCCGAAATTTCTGGAGGAATGCAGAAAAGGGTCGCCATAGCCAGAGCCATTGTCAACAATCCCAAATATTTATTTTGTGATGAGCCCAACTCGGGTTTAGACCCCAATACCGCCATTGTGATTGATGAATTACTCACGGAAATCACGGAAGAATACAACACCACAACCATCATCAACACCCACGATATGAACTCGGTGCTGACCATTGGAGAAAATATTGTGTACCTCAGAAATGGCGTGAAGGAATGGGAAGGAGATAAAGATATCATCATCAAAGCCACCAACCCTCATCTTATTGATTTTGTGTACTCTTCGGCGCTGTTCAAACAAGTGAGGGAGACTATGCTCAAAAACAATCAAACCAATCTATCAGAATCATAA